The genomic segment CATTTTTAAAATGGACAACACAAGGAATTTGCCTTTGGTGGAAGAAACACAGTTCCCCCTCTAGCACCTCAAAGAAGAAGCACAAATTAATGGAAGTTTAGTAGGATTAGGACCACACTCCTATTCCATTAAATCTCTTTGGGTAGGTTGGTGTTGTTCTACATCTAAAACGACTTGTGGACTCCTGAGGTCCAAATATTTGAATACTCCTTTTCCAataatttgaaagaaaaaaaaaactatttgacttttgaccctttacaacaattttgatttttgttccaACTACATACATCCATGAATTTGTAGCTGTTTACCTTTCTTAACGCATGTTTTGACTCATCCTTGAAAATGAACTTCGTTTGAGACGGAACAAAAGAAAGGAGGAAATTTCGGAATAGAATATTCTCCCTTTCGTGTggactcaattttttttctatcaAGGGAACTTTCGATGTAATCGTCTTGAGCAAATTTACTTAAATGAATATTGAATCTTATgattaaaaattgaaagaatCTCATTGCATGACAAGTTTGAATGTATGTGTatcagaaaaaaaggaaaacaagattagCGAAACAGGGTataacaagtttttttttttttttttttgaaaaaaaaatgaggaaggcAATTAGACGTAATTAATGTAAAAGAAAGTATCACTTAATTAAGCAGCTTCTTAATCAGGGACAAAAATATTAAGAAAATATGCCATCCAATTATGACCATAGACAGTCCAGTCCTCCAAAAGAAATTATGACCACAAATGCTCATTATAAGCAGTACTTTGGCTAAACCAAAGGCTAAACTGTAGCTTAAAAAAGACAGACACCACCAAATCCTATTATTAAAAGGAACAtatttgagtaaattttgtaCCGTCAGTTGCATTAGTGCTCTGAGCACTCCCAAATTTTATCATGGCTTATGAACTTTATTCTCTCCATCCAATATTGGCGTTGATAAATTTAAATTGCTTATAGTCAAATGCACCCAATATTTTAACTCGATACAGAACAAGCccatttgactttttttttttttttaaaaaaaaatgtattataataatttgaCGTGCGTAAAATAAAAAGGTGCCGAGGTAAAAGAAACAAATGGGCTCCATAATTTGTGACTTGATCATTAGTAACCCATAGAGTTAAAATCCTAAGCCTAAAAGGGTACCGATTGATTTTTGCTTATAAGGTGCACACTGTTGAGTAGGTAGGGGACACctcatttttgtttgttttttgtttttcagcatttcctttcaattaaattggggaTCCGAAATTGTTCAGCCGTGGGGGCCTTCAATTCCTCTCCGCCGACGCAGGAAGGATAGGGAACTCTTTCCAAAAAGGCAAAATTTGTATGCTTCTGCAACAACCACACCCCATTTCCTGTAAGCTCAGCTTTGCTTTATTCTCAGAGTTAACGTCAGCTTGTAAGAGGGTGATTTAATTTGACAAATCTTCTTGGTTGGTTGGTTGAGAACTTGATCACAACTTCTATGTGTTTTTATTAAACTCTAATCCACAtttatcattcattcattccccTTTTAATCGATGATTTCATTTTAAACTGTTGATTACTGGATCGGGACCTCtgttcaagaaattccaaagcctcCTTCATCCACTAATCTTCATCATCCATCTTATGGGATTTGGttaattttcaaaagtcccCCCACATTTGTTTgtacaaacaaaataaaagacaaaaacaaaaaaaaaaagagcaaaagaaaaaagataggAGGAGAATTTGTCCAGAATTTCTGTATTTATAAAGTTAGGAATATCTGCAACAACGGCCAAAGCTACACCACTCCACCGTCACCGCCACAACCTCCAATTCCACCTCAACCGTCAGAGCCCAGCACACTTTTTGTCAGAAGGCGTCCTGAATATTCCGCCAAAATTGGCCGCCAAATTCTGAAATTAACTCCAtccaatttaaaaaagaaagaaaaaaaaagcttttacaccaaaaaaaaaaaaaaggaaaagggaaaaaagaaatgtaaaattgaaaacccaaaacaaaaaaaaaaaagaagaagaagaagatggagaGCAAATGGTGcttaacaaacaagagagagatTGTTGAGGGTTGAGAGCTGGAAACAGCTGGAAAACCTACTCCATCAAGAACCGCTTCACAATCTTCGCGCTTGGTTCCACCACCATTTTTTCCCAAATATCCGACGCTCTCTTGCCGGAATCTGACGTCATCCCCATAGCTGCCCGAAATGCCTCCGTGGCGTCTATTTTCTGTAGGTCCCACCCGGCATCTTTCAGTCGTTGGATCTTCTCCTGTTGCCTCTTCGCCAGCGTACACGTGTTCTCCTTGATCGCCTTCACGGCTTCTTCATATGAGAGTCGCTTTTCCGCCTCCGAACCATCCGCCCCACCACCCAGCCCGACCCTTTTGAAATACCTCTCGAACTCCGGCACCCCAATCGCCTTCCTCAGCCCCGTCCGGCTCGCGGACTCAGACTCAGCGAAACCCTCCCGAGCAAAATACTCCTCCAGCTCCTCGTACATCCCCGAGTCAAGCATCTCGTCAACTCGCTTGTCCAGGTACTCGTTGAGAATGGGCAGTGACACGTCCACCCACAGGAAGCAGCAGCTGTAGCGAAGCTCGGAGGACACTGAGTTTATCGCGCTGGACTCGTCAAAGACGTCGGTCTCCGAGTTAAACCGCTTCGCCAGCAGGGAGTAGATGAAGGAGTTGGACCCGCCGACGATGAGCGGGAGGTTTCGCCTGGAGGTTATCTGTGCAATGGTTTTCGGAGCGAGTTCGCGGAAATCGGACGGGGTGAACTCGGTTTCCGGGTCAAACTCGCCCAGGAAATGATGTGGGACTCCTTTTCGGTCATGCATTGAGATTTTGTTGGTGGCGATGTCCAGGCCACGGTAGACTTGGATTTTATCCGAGTTGACGATCTCGGAGTTGGGAAAGAACCTCGTTCCCAAATCGACCGAGAGCTTTGATTTTCCAGAGCCAGTGGCGCCCATAACGACCACCAGCTTTTTCAGCTTCTGACGGCGGTGAATGGAGGAGGAGGAGTTGTTGGAGTTCATGGCGGTCATGTCGGTTTCTGGCGATGAGGTGGATTTTAGGCTGAAGAAGGAGAAAATAGAGGAGAGTTGGCTAAGACTATGACGAGGACGGTGATTAATAGTAGTGGAGGAAGTACTAGTCTTGATATTAGTAGTTTTTTTGGGTAAAAGCGAGGATAATCTGTTCATAAGGAGGAGGATGTAATGATAAGGGCAAAAAAGAAATAGGGAGTAGGAGATGATTAGTACTAAGGTAGTACGGAAAATAAGGGGGTGGAGGAGCAGCTGCTGTAGTGATGACTGAGAATATTTCTGATATTGTTTCCTAGCTAGGCACATAAAACATACGGGAAACATGAGACGAGGAAAAGAGTGTGAGAGATGAAGGACTGTTAGGACTGGGGTGAAGAACGGAAATGGTTTTGGTGGTGGTACGATGGACGAGTTTGTTATTGGGATGGATGATGAGGAGAGACACTATAAGTATTTAtacatgtatatgtatatgtatatatatatgatcgTACGACACCACTATGTGAGCTAGAGTGTGTTTTCTTGTCTTGAAGCTCTTCTCTATTAATTTGATGCTGATCCtgacgaagaagaagaagagataaCGTTGTTGAAGTCTTGAGGATGAGGATGAACAGTTGCCGTTTGTTGGCATTAGCCATTAAAGCCTCCTCATGCTCGCTATTGCTTTCGTAATAATCTTTTGCTTCATCTTCGAGTAAATATGATCAAATTTATAGCAGTAATAAAGAGCTTCGGAGTCGTGTAATTAATAGTCAGTTTTACTACCATTCCCTCATGCACTAGACGtaggagagaaaaaagaaaggggaaaagcCAGTTGCAGGAGGAAATTAGGAATGAAAGAAGCCCAGAAAGCTCTACTTTTATTTATAGGTTTATGCCATGACTACTGAGTGGTAAAGGGTAGCAGGACGGTGTGGCGAGGGTGTCCTGTTCGATAGCGGACAGGAGAAGAAAGGAAGAGTGGGAGAGAGCAGAGAGGAGACTGGAGAGTGAGGGACAGATACTCTCTTGGGTGCGTAGTAGTAGAGGGAGTGGTGTCAAAGCGATGGACTCTCTTGGGTGGGTTATCGTACCAGCCAGAAAACAGAATATAAGCCCCGTTTCGGGCAGGGCTCGTTCGTGGCCAATGGCCAGCTTTGCCATACTCCTGCCTGcgatgcattttttttctttttaaactctttttttttttttttagtgcaaGAGGGAGGTTCTAATACAATTGGGATGGGTACCTGCCCCGAGCGGAGCTAatattgatattattaattatatatattatataatgtatatataatataattgatattattaattatactaataattatacatgtttactaatagattttattaattagttataataaatttactaatacatttatactgaatttctaattacacttaacacaataacacttttttctcaaaaaaaaaaaattaatgacttagtgattgtatttgtgtcaAAAGTCAAATCTTGACTACTTTAATTGTATttgtttcatcatgttggattgtattcaaataacttttgttgaATTGTTTTTATGGGTTTCAATCGTGAAATTACAATGGATAATAAATTGGTAATGTGTTCATACTTTAgcacttgattatttgctaaaatttgactataatgaaattatatgacaaatttttattagcttCGCAGAGGAAACGGGGTAGGGCTAGACGTGGGGCGAGAGGAGCGGGGGCGCGGGGGAAATTAGTGGGCAGCACCCCGCCCCATTGTCACTCCTACTCGAGAGTTCTCACTTACATTCCCTCTGCCGTGCCACCAAATTCATCTCTACACTCGCCTCTTATGTAGATATTAAATGCTAGTAAAAAAATGATTATGCTTATGTATTCGTACGTAGGTCTTATGTATCACTATAGAAGTTTTTTTTCCATGTatttaaaatatgaagtgttactgcttttctttttctattattttttgtcATGCATTTCGAATTCATTTATAGGTAATCTTATTTGCAGTCTcattatttgttttatcatataatgtaataaataaaaattaaatgattaaaacgATAGTGGGAGTGTGATTAACAAAACTAAAaatgcaaataacatttttcttaatttatttaGAAGTTTTATCAATTCTACTTTAGAATGGGGTGCTGTTTTTGAATTCTTGTCATGGTACACCTTACTCCAAAATCGAAGGATTACTTGTCAAAATATCATTTATGCCTTTTTTGGCATAAATAACATTTACTTGTCAAAATAACACTTCTCgagttattttgttttcttttttgcatCTCTAGTTATTTTAATAGCCATCAAGGGGAAAATATCAcctgtgctttttttttttatttgcttgtatccttttCATCCCTTCTCTTCTGCTTTAATTGGAAAATAGTAGTAACGAAAAAGCATTAATTCATTGGAATTGTCCATCATAAATGCAATAAACCCTCTTAATTATGATGACGAAatgttataaaaaaattttaaaaggccTAAAATGAGCTAAATTCTCTAAACAACTTCAAGGTTATTGTTAGGACTTAGGCCTCCTAAATAGGAACCCCATTTTTACCATACGGAAAAGAATGATTAGCTATGGATAGAGGAGATTTTCACAATTGActagccctttttttttttttttttttgaagatatcATATGTATACTTATTGAGAAATAGATCAGCTAGTACGACAAAGTTTATACTTAGGTTACATGAATCAATTTTTATACATCTTCACTTATAAACTTTTCACTTACATAAATGGGTATTTCTGGGTATGACGTCATTCTTGATTAACTAGAACTTGAATCATTCTTGATTAATTAGACCTTGAAACATCTTCTTATTCACATTGGTATGGATTTGAGCTCGCTCAAAGTCAGGGAGGGATGAATTGGGTGTTAGAAAATTGTTTCACCCCAGAAGATCAATTCAAAGATATAATCTAAAATTTGGTACTTTCGCCCGCTGTgatattattatcaattttttttttggtggtacTTGTGTACTACAACTTAGCTAGGTTTTTAGTCCGTAACTTCACAACAAAAACAAGGACAATTATGTTAGTCAActtaaataaacaaatatataTGGTGATAATTTGTTGTGTCAAACTAAGctataatatttcaaaaaaaaaaaaacaagaatatACTGTCTGATTCTCTCTTAATAGGTGCATCCCTGCCTTGAAAATGTTCAGAATCGATTGGGCTGTTGGGAGGAAGAGGGGAGAAAAGTTGATGAAACTCACAAAAAAATGGTAATTGTTTAAGAGTTTAGACAGCCATACCGCCCCTAGAAGGTGGGAGACGTAGAACTCTTGCTGTTTCACGGAAAGggaataaaaatttcaaataactgTTTACGTAATTTGGACCATCATAAGTGCTCTTGAATATTCATTTTCCAAAGAGAAGTTCAAAAATAGACCTTTGGATTAATCGAACAGGAAATTGCTATATTATTGTCAAGAAGAATGTTAGCAAATATgtgatgtttttttttcttctaattaattCCCTTGTTCTATTTTTTATTGTCTATAAAATTGTGTCACAGCCAGCTTCTATAGATCTTTTAAGATTTGCATTCCATCTACTCAAGGTTAATTTGACTGTTGAAGTTGGTAAAGGAATAAATGGAGAATCATTAttattgattttcttttttttttaaaaaaaaaagacaagaaattGAGTCACCATTTAGGagaaacaaggaaaaagaaaataattataaCATAATTACTCCCCTATGTATAAACGTTTAAGACATATTCCATAAAAATTTTGATCTGTAACTTTTTTGGTCCCTAACCTATCTCACATTGTAATAAGTTCAAGAGACATGTCGACGAAAGCAACAACTTACGCGAAAAGCCTTAAAAGTCTTTTCTACTTGCAGAAAATGCTTTCGGTCTGCTACTTCATGCGAATTGGAAAAGAAAGACAGAAATGTCAAGGAACAAAAAGGATTCAAATTAAAGCTTTGTTTTCGTTCTTTTTCCCCGCCTTTCGGTGGTTTAAAAGatacagtttcttcatacaAACATTAATGCAATCTCCAGAGAGACCAACCTCTACTTCATTGATTACTGGTAGCATCCCTTCAAACTGTTCAACGAAACTAATAGAGTATTGCTTTACACGCTCGAATGATTAGCAGGAGGCACTTTGTATTTCAAACTTTGATTTGTGAAAATTTTGCTCCCTGGAACTTATTATTCTTCTAGTTTAACTAGATTCCACGATATTCTATGTGTCATTCAATTCCCCCTTCTTGTTTCTTCACTCTTCCACTCCCTCCCTATATACAGATATTTACagcgcccccccccccccccccaacaaaaacgaaaaaaaaaaagaaaaaaagtctaAACAGCCTCAATAATATAGAACCCCAAAACTCAAGCATCAGTCGTGTATTATGCAACTTATGGATAGCAAAGCAACAGTGTTACGAATCTATATCCATGTCATAGACATCAATGAACACAAAACCCTTGTTTTATTTTCAAGCTTTGGACTTTGAAATAGTAAGTAAATGtaacacaaaacaagaaaatagtttgatatgtatttttttttttttgtggtccgATTTTGTCTGAACAATATGGTGGTATGGTACACTATGTTAGAAGTTTGTTTCCCAATTGGCTACAGTGATGTGTAAAATTACCAGTCACAAATTTCTGTTTACATCCCATAAATTTCCAAGGAAAACAGTGACTGTCATTGTCACTTGAGTTCATCCATGATGCAAGTTCTATGTCAATAAATCTTTCTCTTTCAAATAgcacctttttttcttttctagtaCATTTTAGATTTCTATGCTTGACCCTGATCATCTGAAGTTTCATCCAGTCTATACTTTCGGCTAAAGATCTGAATAAGCATCctcagaagaagaaaaagaaatatggcCTTATGATGGTCCACACCAAACTCCAAAAGCATATTCCATTCAACATGAGGATGATAAGCCAGATTATAAAGTCGGTCACTTTAATCTTCTCATTCAGCCGAGAATCGGATGTAAATTCCTGTACGATTAGGTTCTTAGGAGGATTACGGAAATAATGTTAGAAAAGGTGTGGCCGATCGAAGCCGAAAGATCACAAACGATTTCAATTGGCCGTCATTTTCAGAGATTATGGATTACCATCCTAGGTTTCAATTCACCTACCCAAAAATCCTTGGTTTCAATTCAAAATAGACCGGTTACAGAGGATTGAAACCTCGGTGAAATAGCTTGGTTGGCTACTCTATATCAATAACGATATCTGTTTAGACTGGTGAAATACTTAGAGCATGTTGAAAAGAAAGTATTTGATGTTCAAATTCTATTAAGGAGATAT from the Coffea arabica cultivar ET-39 chromosome 11e, Coffea Arabica ET-39 HiFi, whole genome shotgun sequence genome contains:
- the LOC113717724 gene encoding adenylate isopentenyltransferase, with amino-acid sequence MFPVCFMCLARKQYQKYSQSSLQQLLLHPLIFRTTLVLIISYSLFLFCPYHYILLLMNRLSSLLPKKTTNIKTSTSSTTINHRPRHSLSQLSSIFSFFSLKSTSSPETDMTAMNSNNSSSSIHRRQKLKKLVVVMGATGSGKSKLSVDLGTRFFPNSEIVNSDKIQVYRGLDIATNKISMHDRKGVPHHFLGEFDPETEFTPSDFRELAPKTIAQITSRRNLPLIVGGSNSFIYSLLAKRFNSETDVFDESSAINSVSSELRYSCCFLWVDVSLPILNEYLDKRVDEMLDSGMYEELEEYFAREGFAESESASRTGLRKAIGVPEFERYFKRVGLGGGADGSEAEKRLSYEEAVKAIKENTCTLAKRQQEKIQRLKDAGWDLQKIDATEAFRAAMGMTSDSGKRASDIWEKMVVEPSAKIVKRFLME